The following proteins are encoded in a genomic region of Streptococcus constellatus subsp. constellatus:
- a CDS encoding helix-turn-helix domain-containing protein, giving the protein MRFFSYKRLFKKLIDLDMTNNELMEKAKVSKSTFYKMKNGQNVTTDVLLRICNALDCDIEDIMECIEER; this is encoded by the coding sequence ATGAGGTTTTTTAGTTATAAAAGATTGTTCAAAAAACTCATTGATTTAGATATGACAAATAATGAATTGATGGAAAAGGCAAAAGTAAGTAAAAGTACATTTTACAAAATGAAGAACGGACAAAATGTAACTACGGATGTTTTGCTTAGAATTTGCAATGCTTTGGATTGTGATATTGAAGATATAATGGAATGTATAGAGGAAAGGTAA